GCTGATTTAACATTAACTGTAAATTCACTGGACATTTTATTTACTCGAAAAAACGTATTACATAAAGATTGATATTCTTCTTTTAGGTTGAGAATAAAGATTGACATTAAATGGAACTAGATTTGGCATAATAGACAACATGGCTGCATTGCAGCCTTACAAGTAGACATGGCACCACCACTTTGAACGATTACATGCAagattaaaaggaaaaaacataACCAAGAACACGTTAATGGTAATGTTAATGTTAAACTTTGTCTGCAGGGGTACCAATGTCCTGCTCGGTTTCTTCCTTAATTTTTTGACCTCCAACATCATTTCCATTGTCTATGGGCTGTGGAACCACTACTGTGGTTATCTCGGAACAGAGGGTTGCACTCAGCTTTGCAACGTCGACGATGTGCTCGGACAATTCGCGAAGTTTAGGATCCTCTACAGGTAATTTCTTGGGGTTTCTGTAGATTAAATAAAGCACCATCTGGACAATCCCAAAAAGAAAGCCCAATGTGTTTGGAATCTGTTCATGacaagaaaaaggaaattgTAAGTGGAAGTTAATCAAAAGGGAATAAGAAATAGTTGCTGGGTTGATGATTAATGGGAAAGATAAAGTTGGTGGAATGTAAAGAAAGATGTACGTGATAATGATGCATGCGTGATAGTTAACTTACGGCAACATAAAGGTCTTTCTTTAGAAAACCATAGAAGAACCACATCACCGCAGTCAAGGTGAGGAAGAATGATAAAGAAAATGGCATGAACTCGACACTCTTCGTTTTTATCACTTTTCTCTGGAAAATAGaataaagaagagagaaaacaaaaattaatcaatataattataggggaaaaaaaaaaaactatcagAGACAGAAAGAAGCAAGTGTTAAAATTTGCGACTCGCATTCTCACCATGATACCCATAGGGGCAACAAACACGCATAAAGCAAAGATCATGCAAATCCATCCAAGAACATCAACGCGTTTGCGGCCATGTGTAAGGAAAAGAGTTAAGATAGCGATCATTCCGAAACCAAAAATATTGAAGAAGAGGATGAGTTTTGTAGTGAACATCTGAAACAAAGATTGCTTCTGTATGAATTAAATATATCCCACTCTGACAAAGTTCTTTAAATCAGGGAAGTAGTGTTCTTGAGATACATACCCTGTCCTTCTTTGTGGCATAGATAAGGTACACAGTAAGGTAGCCAGTCTCCATGAAGAAAGTGAAGGAGTTAATGGTGATGAGAAGGGTGGAATCCTCATCAAAAATTGCATAGAACAACCACAGCATAGCACTAAATAGTGCAATTACATATGGAATAGACTGGAAACCTTCGCTTGTTTTCTTCTTGCAAATTTGGTAAAAAGTTGGCCTGTTACAGTATTTGTCAGTTATTAGCATATAAAGTAAATGAAGAAGCGCGTACGGAAGTAAAACTAGAGACTAAATTAAAGACTTACAGAGGAGCAAGGCAAACCATGGCGGAGATTATATTAGCTGCAAAACCATCGAGCAAAAAAGAAGACAGAGCAAATTAGTTTAGCGATGGAAAGCAAAAGCAAAACAGAAAAGCAATGAAGCCTTTATCAACTTAATTAGTACCTAAAACGCCAAAAACGAAGTCCAATGACAAGTGCAAGGCCATTTCTCCGGCTATAGTAGAGACTCTCTTTCCCTTGTGCAgaggaaactctctttctcaaGAGGAAACTCTAGCTATGTTGTGCAATGATGGATGGGCGAGAAGCGTTTATATAGGGGAGGAATCCAGGGAACGGAATGAAGTCAAGTTGCATGCATGATTAAAGTGAATAAAATATGTCAATGTAACAGTGGCCttgtttcttttattattttttttgaagaaagagaaaacaatattaattttatggttACTTTTAAGTTGGTCCTACTAAGTGCTTTTTACGTTAAAATGATCCGAACAGCTTTCTAAACCTAATGCCCTATATTTATCCATCTATGGTTAATTTTTCTTCAGGTAAACTCTCACTATACAAAAGTAGCCCTACTTGTAGGTACCATTCCTAGTACGTGCACAAAATTCAAAGGGTCCCACTTTGTTCTTTCTGATGTGTCACCCACCAAGTGGTTTTAAGGGTTACAACTCATATTTTAGTTCCAGAGGACTCCTGCTCTTTCTCaacaaattatatttaaatttatacatgAAATGAATCAGATTATCATGCATGGATTAAGAAAATTATaccctgattttttttttatcattttactgGATGCAATGCAATATAAAGATTTTTGTTAATATAATATAGGGTGTTGAGGAAGGGTACGTATAATGCATTTGacttaatttcatttaaaaaatagaaatttaatttcagAGATCGAGTTAACTGGACCTATATGAGCCTATAGCGCAGTGGATGAGGTCAACTAACTAATAGTAGTTAACCCACTTGGATCATTCCCATAGTAGGGATCCAAAAGGCTTTGAAGCTTACTTCATTTGTTACAGAATCCCATCAACAAGCTTTCTGATGTGTAATCGcatttgatgatgatgaaacAAATCAGAACATTCAATCAAACGGTGGAGAAACGAGCTCAGCATCATGGCAGAGGATATGCTGTTTTTCCCATACAAGAAACCGTGCCTAGTATTTCCCAGTTTACCACCATAACACATCAGCCGCCGTTGTCTCATTCCCCCTCGCTGATAACAGCTCTTGTGAATGCTTGTTGACGGCCCTTTACGATTTCTTCCAAGTTGTCCACGTCCACAACGTAATTAATAATGGTTGAAAAACTTGAAGATTGCACGTAAAAGACAAGGTGATTAATATGTAATCATGATTAACCAAGAATTAATTTGAAAGAAAGTCCTGTGATTTTCTCTCTTGCCATGCACATGGATTCCTAACCACACACTCTCATTCCCACGTTTATTGGGTAACTGGAGAATTTTGTGGTTTCGTTCATCTCTATTATAAAAAGTCATAATCAAATTATAAGGGTTAGGTCTATCATTTAATTAAGTAACCCTATTAGAACCTACAAGCTTAGAGGTTTCATTTCAAGGGCTCATTCTAAAAGTTGAAATATAATTATGATCTTATTTCTGATtgattatcaatttttttttcttctgattATTCATCATTATTCTATAGCAGTTTGAAAATCTAAGGATTGCAGCTACAATTTAAAACAAGATATatactgaaaatataaaaaatatgtcgTTGGAATATAATTCTTGTGGTTTGAAATTTAATAcaatagttttttaaaaaaataatagtatttTTTGGTAGATGAATTAATTCTGCTTTAACATATTCCATTAATTCTTCAATTATTAAACAATatacaaataatatatttatgaattgatattttaaataaataaaataaaatattccaataaataagaatattaaaagttgattttaatatttctttagaaaataaatattttaaattaaataataatagtaaaaataattttaatattatgttaattttaactgaaatttttctttttctttttttcttttttgataaCAACCCTAACTAAACAatttgtttgaattttttttatataaaatgaaatattcTAAACAAAGTCAATAGGAAGTAGACATTGGAAAGTGAGGACAAAAATTACTCGTGTAGGTGATGAAGAGGAAAATAATTCAGCTATAGAACCGAACATTGGATCGAGTAGACATTGCCATGCTGGACACGACCCAAAGGCAtgcatgattttttttcttataatggcgacaatttatataaatttacggAAATAGCTTCaattaagtttttatatattttttaaaggttaaataaattatatttaatttttttattaattaaatcttaaataaaattttcataatataatattattttttataaatcaaaatatcaataatttaatattttaattaatataaaaaattaaaaaatatataaaaatgttaaataatttctaaaattaaaaaaatgaaattgtatcatataaaaatatttttataattaaaaaaattatattagatgaaaacttaattaacttttaataaaaatacataaatttaattgataaaaaattaaattaaatatatctaataaataaataaatttaattgaacttATATTCATAATTTAACTGCTTCTAACTTCATTCATGAATGTAACCTTTTGATTGCACATCTTAATTTCCAATattaaatactttaatttattcatGTCAGTTTATATGTCTCTTTATTCTTTTAGAAAGTAATTAATgtatttattagtttattatatactccaacttttttttatatttatctattatttgaaatatgaaaattttcgaGAATAAAAACCAGTAAAAAATTCTAAGGCGATTTTCTTTCAAATCATTTATGTTTTCTTCttgtttatgattattgaaGTGAAAATCGTATTACTATGATAATTAAATCCATTAtccataataaataataaagcattttatattatataattcttaaatttaagttcaaaaacaaataaaaaatctagAAGAGATAGGAAatgttgtaaaattagtttagatttaaaaaaatttatggtgattaaaaattttataatcgtTAAAGATTTCATGGTAATTAGAAATTTTATgatcgttaaatattttatagtaattaaaaattttatcgtaattaaatattttatttatgaggtttaaatataatattaaatatgactgttatgattttatttcaagatttttataattatatatagcgGTCGGTTTTTTACTATAAATAGTTTTCATTTTTACAAATATATTAACTCTCATTTTTTCTATTGgattataaattagagataaacTCTTGTTGTTctaatcttaaaaattaaatttcagaaaaacttatttaatgctggggaattataaaataaattgttaagAACAGTGTTCAATAcgattaaaatttcattattttattttattttatatttccaaCAGAAAATTTAATTGCATTAATTAGCTTCACATCAGAATCAAATAGAAGATGATAGgctaattcaatttcaaattaaaattaatttttttattcgtgagattgaaaataaagagagaaaattataaattcatgagattgagaaatgaaattataaataattactatatttaagaagtatataataatttagttaaaataaataaaataataatattcatgaaaataaaatcgtttaactaaataatatatataatttaaaggaAATGTAAAGCTAGGGATATTCAAAGAATATTGAAAAGACATTGCGGATAAGGACACACTAACCACGTATCATAACTGGAATTTTCTTCATAAAATTTGACTTTTTAATTATGGACTCACATATAAATTATTGTCCTTCAAACTAAATAATTTCAAAGCTTAACCAACACATGCTAAGTTGGCAGCATGAGTTTAGTATGTGACGGCTACTATGTATAATACCCAATTGCAACAactaaattcaattttaataattattatttatagcttttttttatttttaataatttttacttGTTAAATATCCCtcaaacaataaataaatttaataaatttcaatattaaatGATACATATAAAAAGAATTAAACTATTGTGGGAATTCTAATTAATATCTTATGAAAAGATGTGAAGTATGACAACATTTTTGTTTACcctcaaatataaatttaaaatataaaaccatatatttattttatataaattgtattataattattatacataATTTAAATTCCATTGAGCAAAAACCAATAATTGACTTGGTAATTTTTCCACATGAATATTGTCTTCAAGTCATTCAAGAAATAGTTTCGAGCCCCCCCAGACTGGTGCGGCTAGATTCAATGAGTGTCGGCTATGTGATCTCAGCTTAGCCCAACCCAAAACTCAATGGGTTCCGACTTCCAAGTTAAAATTTGGTGAAGTTGGAGTCCAATCCATTTATAACTAATTTAAACCAgttctatttattaaaaattctgtttcaattattttattaatcaatgcAACGAATTAAACCCAGTCATTAATTTGGAATGAACAAATGGACCATGTCAAAATTTACAAACTTATTTTCGATATTTTCAGaacaattcaattaaatttcacaCAAAATTCCATGAGCTTGTGAGTAATTTGTGAAGTAAAAATAgagtaaaattaatttgataaaatctaTCTTACTGgaaatatatttatttggaTACTGTCCATCTTGAATCCAGtccattataaattaaaatataaacaaatggaactttatatatatatatatatataaatttatcgaATCTTTTAAATTCATAATGAATAAGTCCACCTAGATCTTTCTTATCttaatattttatgaataattttattttatgataattaaagtaaaatttccAAAATACACTCAAGGTCAAAGTCACATCTTAATTGGGCCTACTGTTTTCTTCGATAATTTTTTGACTAACAATCAATACGAGAATTTTTATATGGACCAGATATATATGCACTCAATTGTGAGCTTTTTcaaatgtaatttttattttatttatttatttattaatacgaGAAAATTATATAGTACAAGTAAgacatttatataatataacaaataaataGAGTAGAGACATTTAtataaaagtatttattttaaaaaaaatatgctaattagattttttttaagattcactattttacttttaaattatatttatctaatttttacaagtttatactATATAAAATTGCCTATATATTAGGGTGATGGTACcatattattactttattgATAGACGGAAAATTCTGAGGTGATTTCGGTTCACGATGAGTTTAAGAAATATTTGAGtggatttccttttttttttatatataaaaacttatttATTCTTATTTGAGAGGTATACTGATTCATGGTGGATTGAATTAGATAAGATTGATCTAAGAAAGTATAGATTAGCATTAtctaaaaggaaaaggaaaactcCATCGTCTGACTGAAGCCATTCCTTTCCTTTCTAT
This Manihot esculenta cultivar AM560-2 chromosome 6, M.esculenta_v8, whole genome shotgun sequence DNA region includes the following protein-coding sequences:
- the LOC110617108 gene encoding bidirectional sugar transporter SWEET10 — its product is MALHLSLDFVFGVLANIISAMVCLAPLPTFYQICKKKTSEGFQSIPYVIALFSAMLWLFYAIFDEDSTLLITINSFTFFMETGYLTVYLIYATKKDRMFTTKLILFFNIFGFGMIAILTLFLTHGRKRVDVLGWICMIFALCVFVAPMGIMRKVIKTKSVEFMPFSLSFFLTLTAVMWFFYGFLKKDLYVAIPNTLGFLFGIVQMVLYLIYRNPKKLPVEDPKLRELSEHIVDVAKLSATLCSEITTVVVPQPIDNGNDVGGQKIKEETEQDIGTPADKV